The proteins below come from a single Oncorhynchus gorbuscha isolate QuinsamMale2020 ecotype Even-year linkage group LG12, OgorEven_v1.0, whole genome shotgun sequence genomic window:
- the LOC123990551 gene encoding rho-associated protein kinase 1-like isoform X4, whose product MNDQWTFDTIRETVAPVVPELSSDIDTSNFDEIEDEKGDVETFPTPKAFVGNQLPFVGFTYFKEDQLLSSVDKVISLEESKDCVDNGEEKQDSIKGESDQLQKKLHCLEEQLNHEMQAKDHLENKYKTTTCHLEKLVKELEEEMSSRQRVESSLRQLERERALLQYQSAENLRKVELEADRKRCLENDLNSLRDQLDELKRRNQTSQMSSDKNIHLQRQLDEATAVLAGEQETTGRLRRSQVEAQKQAQALELSLRELVDKCTQLENAKMGLEQQLMGLQADLEAERRDRCLGTEIIVDLQGHIQGLEEEVKQVKGSLSGTQTEKRQLQQRLTDMEKEKSNQEIDLTFKLKSLQQSFDIEEAEHKATKTRLADKNQVYKSIEEAKSEALKGMERTLQEERSSKLQLESRLLQLEKEHSMLDCDYKQAQHKVDELNTHKDKLAEEVKNLSLGMEQEEQKRRLSQNDLKAQTQQVTALRSSEKQLKQELNHLLDMKQSLEKQNHELRRERQEAEGQLKEFKDQLEAEQYFTTLYKTQNRELKEECDERNKLYKDIQQRLEEYQEERDSLAAQLEVSLTKADSEQLARSIAEEQYSDLEKEKIMKELEVKDMMARHRQELGDKEATIGSLEESNRTLTVDVANLANEKEELNNQLKEMQQQLQKAREEERQMNCVKMSFEKQLQTERTLKIQAINKLAEIMNRRETLRTGHNRDDTLDVRRKEKENRKLQLELRSEKEKLNSTIIKYQKEINDMQAVISDESQVHIELQMALDSKDSDIEQLRCQLTSLSITSMDSTSFSSGNDLDMDDSSYPVHITHSQTSESMSFHYQRTQKSVSVATRPSFTVSHPLFEDEEEEEEEYEGNDGWLEHGRQPLALTYEQPPPEPDRSGADTRLEGWLSLPAKNTKRFGWDRKYVVVSSKKILFYNSEMDREQSNPFMILDINKLFHIRPVTQTDVYRADVKEIPRIFQILYANEGESKREQEFAAEPLTLTGERSSFVRHKGHEFIPTFYHLPSSCEACTRPLWNVFKPPPALECRRCHTKCHKDHLDRKEEVIAPCRVNYDMSTAKDLLLLAGSQTEQKRWVSQLIKRIPRKHPTPSPAPTAASAAHAPEPPSHSSPETSPQASPRNTPQRSPPRNSPSLSYRGAIKVQPSRQKTQLEGKPRLLVDFESLKDWSWSLEDVNDDDDDDDDMFGF is encoded by the exons CCGTGGCCCCAGTAGTGCCGGAGTTGAGCAGTGACATAGACACCAGTAACTTTGACGAGATTGAGGATGAAAAAGGCGACGTGGAGACCTTTCCCACACCAAAGGCCTTTGTGGGCAACCAGCTGCCATTTGTGGGTTTCACCTACTTCAAGGAAGACCA ATTGCTAAGCAGTGTGGATAAAGTGATCTCTTTGGAGGAATCTAAGGACTGTGTGGATAACGGTGAGGAAAAACAGGACAGCATCAAAGGAGAG TCAGATCAGCTGCAGAAGAAGCTCCATTGTCTTGAGGAGCAGCTCAACCATGAGATGCAGGCCAAAGACCACCTGGAAAACAAATACAA gacTACCACTTGTCATCTAGAGAAGCTTGTTAAAGAACTGGAGGAAGAG atgagcaGCAGGCAGAGAGTGGAGTCTTCTCTGaggcagctggagagagagagggccctgctGCAGTACCAGAGTGCAGAGAATCTCCGCAAAGTGGAGCTGGAGGCGGACAGGAAACGCTGCCTGGAGAACGACC TGAACAGCCTGCGGGACCAGCTGGACGAGCTGAAGAGGAGGAACCAGACCTCTCAGATGTCCAGTGACAAGAACATCCACCTgcagagacag CTGGATGAGGCGACAGCCGTGCTGGCAGGGGAGCAGGAGACGACTGGGCGTCTGCGGAGGAGCCAGGTGGAGGCCCAGaagcaggcccaggccctggagCTCAGCCTCAGGGAGCTGGTGGACAAGTGCACCCAGCTGGAGAACGCCAAGATGGGCCTGGAGCAGCAGCTGATGGGCCTTCAGGCCGACCtggaggctgagaggagggacCGCTGTCTGGGGACAGAGATTATAGTTGACCTGCAGG GACATATCCAGGGTCTGGAAGAGGAGGTGAAGCAGGTGAAGGGTTCTCTCTCTGGAACACAGACTGAGAAGAGGCAGCTTCAGCAGAGACTCACTGACATGGAGAAG GAGAAGAGCAACCAGGAGATTGACCTGACATTCAAGCTCAAGTCGTTGCAACAGAGTTTTGACATAGAGGAGGCCGAGCACAAGGCCACCAAGACACGCCTTGCTGACAAGAACCAGGTCTATAAGTCCATTGAGGAGGCCAAGTCTGAGGCCCTGAaag GGATGGAGCGGACGCTGCAGGAGGAGCGGAGCTCCAAGCTGCAGTTGGAGTCCAGACTGCTGCAGCTGGAGAAGGAACACTCCATGCTGGACTGTGACTACAAGCAGGCCCAGCACAAAGTGGATGAGCTGAACACGCACAAGGACAAACTCGCCGAggag GTGAAGAACCTGAGCCTGGGCatggagcaggaggagcagaAGCGCAGGCTGAGCCAGAACGACCTGAAGGCCCAGACCCAGCAGGTGACCGCCCTGCGCTCCTCAGAGAAGCAGCTGAAGCAGGAGCTCAACCACCTGCTAGACATGAAGCAGAGCCTGGAGAAACAGAACCATGAGCTACGCAG ggagagacaggaggctgAAGGACAGCTGAAGGAGTTTAAGGACCAGCTGGAGGCAGAGCAGTATTTCACG ACCCTGTACAAGACCCAGAACCGGGAGCTGAAGGAGGAGTGTGATGAGAGGAACAAGCTGTATAAAGACATTCAGCAGAGACTGGAGGAGTACCAGGAAGAAAG GGATTCCCTGGCGGCCCAGCTGGAGGTGAGCCTGACCAAGGCGGACTCGGAGCAGCTGGCGCGCTCCATCGCCGAAGAGCAGTACTCTGACCTAGAGAAGGAGAAGATCATGAAGGAACTGGAGGTGAAGGATATGATGGCCAGACACAGGCAGGAGCTAGGAGACAAGGAGGCTACCATCGGCTcg CTGGAGGAGTCCAACCGCACCCTGACAGTGGACGTGGCCAACCTGGCCAATGAGAAGGAGGAGCTCAATAACCAACTGAAGGAGATGCAGCAAC AGCTGCAGAaggcgagagaggaggagagacagatgaacTGTGTGAAGATGTCCTTTGAGAAGCAGCTGCAGACGGAGAGAACGCTCAAGATTCAG GCGATCAACAAGCTGGCCGAGATCATGAACCGCAGGGAGACGTTGCGGACGGGTCACAACCGCGACGACACGCTGGACGTGCgcaggaaggagaaggagaacagGAAGCTGCAGCTGGAGCTGAGGTCAGAGAAGGAGAAACTCAACTCTACCATCATCAAGTACCAGAAAGAGATCAACGACATGCAGGCG GTGATCTCAGACGAGAGCCAGGTGCACATTGAGCTGCAGATGGCCTTGGACAGTAAGGACAGTGACATCGAGCAGCTGCGCTGTCAGCTGACCTCTCTGAGCATCACCTCCATGGACTCCACTAGTTTCAGCAGTGGTAACGACCTGGACATGGACGACAGCAGTTACCCAG TGCACATCACTCACTCCCAGACCTCTGAGTCCATGTCCTTCCACTACCAGCGCACGCAGAAATCTGTCAGCGTTGCCACCCGGCCCTCCTTCACAgtatctcaccctctctttgaggatgaggaggaggaggaggaggagtatgaAGGAAATGATGGGTGGTTAGAACATGGCCGCCAACCTTTGGCCCTCACCTATGAGCAGCCGCCCCCAGAGCCTGACCGCAGTGGTGCAG ATACTAGGCTGGAGGGCTGGCTGTCACTTCCTGCCAAGAATACCAAGAGGTTTGGATGGGATAGAAAG tatgTGGTAGTGAGCAGTAAGAAGATTCTGTTCTACAACAGTGAGATGGACCGAGAGCAGTCCAACCCCTTCATGATCCTAGACATCAA TAAGCTGTTCCACATCCGACCGGTCACTCAGACGGACGTGTACCGCGCTGACGTCAAAGAAATCCCCCGGATATTCCAG ATTCTGTACGCCAACGAGGGCGAGAGCAAGCGGGAGCAAGAGTTTGCGGCGGAGCCTCTAACGCTGACAGGCGAGCGCTCGTCCTTCGTCAGGCACAAGGGTCACGAGTTCATCCCCACATTCTACCACCTGCCGTCGAGCTGCGAGGCATGCACGCGACCCCTGTGGAACGTGTTCAAGCCGCCGCCCGCGCTGGAGTGCCGCCGCTGCCACACCAAGTGCCACAAGGATCACCTAGACCGGAAGGAGGAGGTCATCGCCCCCTGCAGGG TAAACTATGACATGTCCACGGCCAAAGACCTGCTCCTATTGGCCGGCTCTCAGACAGAGCAGAAGAGATGGGTCAGCCAGCTAATCAAACGCATCCCCCGGAAACACCCCACCCCTAGCCCCGCCCCCACTGCAGCCTCTGCTGCCCATGCCCCCGAGCCACCCTCTCACTCCTCCCCAGAAACCTCCCCACAAGCCTCCCCCCGCAACACCCCACAACGCTCCCCCCCCCGCAACTCCCCTAGCCTTTCCTACCGCGGAGCCATCAAGGTCCAGCCCAGCCGCCAGAAGACTCAGCTCGAAGGGAAGCCCAG ATTGCTTGTTGATTTTGAAAGCCTGAAGGACTGGAGTTGGTCGTTGGAGGATgtcaatgatgatgatgatgatgatgatgatatgttCGGCTTCTGA
- the LOC123990555 gene encoding solute carrier family 66 member 3-like: MLTSPVDDSNILLHLLNYSTFCLCLVSKIPSIVLVARAKSSKGFSLKGLLLELTGYVVFVTYQIHHAAPSSTFLEYPILIAQDTVLLLLILYYNGKAKHSLIYIALFVGGWKLVTLQDWIIDLAMSLCTLISASSKFASAQCLYQSKDSSGVSALAWSISCYTCLARMFTTIMTTADIQVLTRFAVLSSLNGFVLAMIFHYRRDVKKVE, encoded by the exons ATGCTAACGTCACCCGTAGACGACTCGAACATTTTGTTACACTTGTTAAATTATAGTACATTCTGCTTATGTTTAGTGTCTAAAATCCCGTCGATTGTTCTCGTAGCAAGAGCGAAGTCTTCCAAGGGATTCAGCCTGAAGGGCTTGCTGTTGGAGTTGACTGG ATATGTCGTGTTTGTCACCTACCAGATTCACCATGCTGCACCATCTTCCACGTTCCTGGAGTACCCGATACTCATTGCCCAAG ACACCGTCCTGCTTCTGCTCATCCTCTATTACAATGGGAAAGCCAAGCACAGCTTGATCTACATTGCACT ATTTGTAGGGGGATGGAAACTTGTCACACTACAAGATTGGATCATTGATCTGGCTATG AGCCTCTGTACCTTAATCAGTGCCAGCAGTAAGTTTGCCTCTGCCCAGTGCCTGTACCAGTCCAAGGACTCCTCCGGGGTCAGTGCCCTCGCCTGGAGCATATCCTGCTACACCTGCTTGG CGAGGATGTTCACTACAATTATGACAACAGCAGACATACAAG TTCTCACCCGGTTCGCGGTCTTGTCATCGCTCAATGGATTTGTGCTGGCCATGATATTCCACTACAGAAGAGATGTCAAAAAGGTGGAATGA